In one Oligoflexia bacterium genomic region, the following are encoded:
- the obgE gene encoding GTPase ObgE: protein MKFVDEAKILVKSGHGGPGIISWRREKSVPRGGPDGGDGGKGGDVIFEVSRQLGTLLDLKFVRKFLAEDGKPGERQNMTGHAGNDMVIQVPEGTLIKSPDGEVICDMSGENSRFVYLRGGRGGKGNQFFKNSVNQAPKFAQPGEDSQEAQVVLELKLLADVGIIGFPNAGKSTLISRISAAKPKIADYPFTTLVPNLGVVQAKDFKSFVVADIPGLIKDAHKGAGLGIKFLRHIERTRFFLHVVDASAFSGRDPVEDYEDINRELEYYDKDRNEEEGFFELGTRPQIVVLNKVELLDEKTRQELVLKFRKKRVNVHLISAVTGLGIRELIDKMTRLLSEENEKVQIEVEKASKAKKTSKVIGKAKNKGEGQGVNLS, encoded by the coding sequence ATGAAGTTCGTAGATGAAGCTAAAATATTAGTAAAGTCAGGCCATGGAGGCCCCGGAATCATATCTTGGCGCCGTGAAAAATCTGTACCTCGCGGTGGTCCTGACGGTGGTGATGGCGGCAAAGGTGGCGATGTTATTTTTGAAGTGAGTCGCCAATTAGGAACTCTCCTTGATTTAAAATTCGTCCGAAAATTTTTAGCAGAAGACGGTAAACCTGGTGAGCGTCAGAATATGACGGGGCACGCAGGAAACGACATGGTCATTCAAGTTCCTGAGGGGACTTTAATTAAATCACCCGATGGTGAAGTTATTTGTGACATGAGTGGTGAAAATTCGCGTTTCGTTTATTTAAGGGGTGGACGCGGGGGCAAAGGTAATCAATTTTTTAAAAACAGTGTAAATCAAGCTCCAAAATTTGCTCAACCTGGTGAAGATAGTCAAGAAGCACAAGTTGTTTTAGAATTAAAACTTTTAGCTGATGTTGGTATTATCGGTTTTCCAAATGCAGGAAAATCTACTTTGATCTCACGTATCTCAGCAGCAAAGCCAAAAATTGCAGATTATCCGTTTACAACTTTGGTTCCAAATTTGGGCGTTGTTCAGGCGAAAGACTTTAAAAGTTTTGTTGTGGCAGATATACCCGGTCTTATTAAAGACGCTCACAAAGGTGCAGGATTAGGTATAAAGTTTTTGCGTCATATCGAACGAACAAGGTTTTTTCTGCACGTCGTTGATGCTTCGGCATTTTCAGGGCGTGATCCAGTTGAAGATTATGAAGATATTAACCGTGAGCTTGAATATTATGACAAAGATCGCAATGAAGAAGAGGGTTTCTTTGAGCTCGGCACACGGCCCCAAATTGTAGTATTAAATAAGGTTGAACTTCTCGATGAAAAAACACGACAAGAATTAGTATTGAAATTTCGCAAAAAACGCGTGAACGTACATTTAATTTCAGCTGTTACCGGCTTAGGTATCCGCGAACTTATTGATAAAATGACGAGGTTACTCAGTGAAGAAAATGAAAAAGTCCAAATCGAAGTTGAAAAAGCCAGCAAAGCTAAAAAAACTAGCAAAGTCATTGGCAAAGCTAAAAACAAAGGTGAAGGCCAAGGCGTTAACCTTAGCTAA
- the rpmA gene encoding 50S ribosomal protein L27, translating into MATKKAGGSTRNGRDSAGKRLGVKRFAGEVVQPGTIIVRQRGTKFHLGSGVGMGRDHTIYSLVDGKVEFERKSRTRLAVSVYPA; encoded by the coding sequence ATGGCAACAAAAAAAGCTGGTGGTAGTACTAGAAACGGTCGAGATTCTGCAGGTAAACGCTTAGGCGTTAAGAGATTTGCAGGCGAAGTTGTTCAACCGGGAACCATTATTGTTCGTCAACGTGGAACCAAATTTCATTTGGGCTCCGGCGTTGGAATGGGCCGCGATCACACAATCTACTCTTTAGTAGATGGTAAAGTTGAGTTTGAGCGTAAAAGCAGAACTCGTTTAGCTGTGAGCGTGTATCCCGCTTAA
- a CDS encoding acylphosphatase gives MVCKRVFLSGKVQGVSFRFHAHEMGTKLALNGWVRNLPDGRVEILVAGTEAHVDTMIKWARKGPATAEVKDVEIHDVKEGIPKELFFIRRESTK, from the coding sequence ATGGTTTGTAAACGCGTGTTTTTATCAGGGAAAGTTCAAGGCGTGAGTTTTCGTTTTCATGCTCATGAAATGGGTACAAAATTAGCGCTTAACGGATGGGTGAGAAACTTGCCCGATGGACGAGTAGAAATACTCGTCGCTGGAACAGAGGCGCACGTCGACACAATGATTAAATGGGCGCGTAAAGGCCCCGCTACTGCCGAAGTGAAGGATGTTGAAATACACGATGTAAAAGAGGGTATTCCCAAGGAGTTGTTTTTCATTCGCCGTGAAAGTACGAAATAG
- a CDS encoding type IV pilus twitching motility protein PilT: MAKLDQLFVLMKQQNASDLHLTTGSPPFFRLHGEMVKLNYHNLTPEETQALIFELLTEKQKRQFIENWELDCSYTLEGTGRFRCNVFMQRRGIAAVFRIIPEKILTVTDLGLPDSLLDLINVHKGLVLVVGPTGSGKSTTLASLIHHINSTQQSHIITIEDPIEFVHANLKSLINQREVSSHTKSFGNALRAALREDPDIILVGEMRDLETISLAMTAAETGHLVFGTLHTNSAHKTIDRIIDAFPQEQQSQIRVMLSESLRGVIAQSLLPKADGQGRIACLEMLINTSAVSNLIREGKTFQIPSAMQTGRNEGMITFESYVQDLLKRGMVTQKEANEFVGKKPLLSTNSSFAGGGAGAGAGSVPSPNPAIKPPIKKSS; encoded by the coding sequence ATGGCGAAACTTGATCAACTATTTGTATTGATGAAGCAACAAAATGCTTCCGATCTTCATTTGACGACCGGTTCGCCACCGTTTTTCCGCCTTCATGGTGAGATGGTGAAATTGAACTATCACAACCTCACGCCAGAAGAAACACAAGCTCTTATTTTTGAACTATTAACTGAAAAACAAAAGCGCCAATTCATTGAAAACTGGGAACTTGATTGCAGCTACACCCTTGAAGGCACGGGGCGATTTCGCTGTAACGTGTTTATGCAAAGGCGCGGTATTGCAGCGGTTTTTAGAATAATTCCTGAAAAAATATTAACCGTTACTGATCTTGGGCTTCCCGATTCACTTTTAGATTTAATCAATGTGCATAAAGGCTTAGTGCTCGTGGTTGGGCCAACGGGTTCTGGTAAATCAACAACCCTTGCTTCATTAATTCACCACATCAACTCAACTCAACAATCGCATATTATCACCATTGAAGACCCGATTGAGTTTGTGCATGCGAATTTAAAATCACTCATCAATCAAAGAGAAGTTTCAAGTCATACAAAATCATTTGGCAATGCTTTAAGAGCAGCACTTCGCGAGGACCCAGATATTATTCTAGTGGGTGAGATGCGCGATCTTGAGACAATCAGTCTTGCCATGACTGCTGCAGAAACAGGTCACTTGGTGTTTGGAACTCTTCATACAAACAGTGCACATAAAACTATTGATCGAATCATTGATGCCTTTCCACAAGAACAACAATCTCAAATTAGAGTTATGCTTTCTGAAAGTTTAAGAGGTGTTATTGCTCAATCACTTTTGCCTAAGGCCGATGGCCAAGGTCGAATTGCCTGCTTAGAAATGCTTATCAACACGAGTGCCGTTTCAAATTTAATTCGAGAAGGAAAAACGTTTCAGATTCCGAGCGCTATGCAGACGGGTCGAAATGAAGGAATGATTACCTTTGAGTCTTATGTACAAGATTTATTGAAACGCGGAATGGTCACACAAAAAGAGGCCAATGAATTTGTGGGTAAAAAACCTTTACTCAGCACGAATTCCTCATTTGCTGGTGGCGGAGCTGGTGCTGGTGCTGGCTCAGTACCGAGTCCTAATCCCGCAATAAAACCACCCATCAAAAAGTCTTCATAA
- the rplU gene encoding 50S ribosomal protein L21, with product MYAVVKTSGRQYRVTPGLSFTVEKLEGEPGATLDLTEVLMIGGDQTVIGSPTVSGAKVTVVIEQQYRGSKILVFKKKRRKKYRNMRGHRSELTRLFVTEILTSSGSAKAETKPHVLLANREKKVVERKASVEGVEEKQTKKVAKGAGSKDTAKKKSSSAKKKSSVKKTTKAKSKK from the coding sequence ATGTACGCAGTTGTAAAGACAAGCGGTAGACAGTATCGCGTTACGCCAGGTCTCTCTTTCACCGTTGAAAAGCTTGAAGGTGAACCAGGAGCAACATTAGATTTAACAGAAGTTCTTATGATCGGAGGAGATCAAACTGTAATTGGTTCTCCGACAGTATCAGGCGCAAAAGTCACAGTTGTTATTGAACAACAATATCGTGGCTCAAAAATATTAGTTTTCAAGAAAAAGCGTCGTAAGAAATACCGCAACATGAGAGGCCACAGATCAGAGTTAACACGCCTTTTTGTAACTGAGATTTTAACTTCATCTGGAAGTGCAAAAGCTGAAACCAAGCCCCATGTTCTTCTCGCAAATCGCGAAAAGAAAGTAGTTGAGCGCAAAGCTTCAGTTGAAGGTGTGGAAGAAAAACAAACTAAAAAAGTAGCAAAGGGAGCCGGGTCAAAAGATACGGCTAAGAAAAAGTCTTCATCTGCTAAGAAAAAATCTAGCGTGAAAAAGACAACCAAAGCGAAATCAAAAAAGTAA
- the deoC gene encoding deoxyribose-phosphate aldolase, with translation MIDHTMLKPDVSHEQIKKLCEEAAQYKFATVCVNSSNVGLAAKLLEGSGVKAIAVVGFPLGASAPRAKAFETLEAIRAGAGEIDMVINIGSLKSKDYKLVYDDIRGVVDAAGSIPVKVILETSNLNTEEKIIACGLSKAAGAAFVKTSTGFGGGGATVEDIKLMRKIVGPDMGVKASGGVRTYEDALKIIKAGANRVGASSSVEIVTGQKTESKGY, from the coding sequence ATGATTGACCATACGATGCTAAAACCAGATGTTTCTCATGAACAAATCAAAAAACTTTGTGAAGAAGCAGCTCAATATAAATTTGCTACCGTTTGCGTGAATTCAAGTAACGTTGGTCTCGCAGCAAAACTTTTAGAAGGCTCAGGTGTAAAAGCCATCGCCGTTGTTGGATTTCCATTAGGGGCCAGTGCCCCTAGAGCGAAAGCATTTGAAACATTAGAGGCCATTCGCGCAGGTGCTGGTGAAATCGATATGGTTATTAATATCGGCTCTCTCAAAAGCAAAGACTACAAACTAGTTTATGACGACATTCGCGGCGTAGTTGATGCCGCGGGAAGTATTCCGGTAAAAGTCATTCTTGAAACTTCAAACTTAAATACAGAAGAAAAAATAATTGCATGCGGACTTTCTAAAGCAGCGGGAGCAGCGTTTGTAAAAACAAGCACTGGTTTTGGAGGCGGCGGCGCTACAGTTGAAGATATTAAACTTATGCGAAAAATCGTTGGCCCAGATATGGGAGTAAAAGCCAGTGGCGGTGTGCGCACTTATGAAGATGCTTTAAAAATAATTAAAGCTGGTGCAAATCGCGTTGGAGCATCTTCAAGTGTTGAAATTGTCACGGGCCAAAAAACAGAATCAAAAGGTTACTAA
- a CDS encoding Rne/Rng family ribonuclease has translation MASELIINSTSAETRVALLDNGVISDLLIERERDKGLVGSIYKGRILRVLPGMQACFVDIGLDRAAFLYVGDIRDDSVSTEDIIIDDENEEITRPPAPKAQIQDLVKEGQEILVQVAKDSIGTKGARITMHISLPGRNLVYMPTVSHIGISRRIEKEEERKRLKEIVKTARPPEGGFIVRTACEGASQKNIKSDMDFLTKLWKEVQRNYEKQSGSGIVHADLDVELRAVRDLFTEDVKRLVIDDAKAHKKVLKFVNQFMPKLKAHVEIYTGEDPIFDHFGIELEISRALGRKVWLKSGGYIIIDEAEALVAIDVNTGRYVGKRNLEDTIIKTNLEAVKEITYQMRLRNCGGIIILDFIDMEKEANREKVLVALKDELLKDRAKTNVLNMSALGLVEMTRKRTRESIVKTLCEPCSYCDGKGFIKSKTTICYEIFRELQREGRDKEAQVTQIHVHPDLADWLYDEEREMLEQTEESLGRRIVIKTEEAFHLEQFEVFSKH, from the coding sequence GTGGCCTCAGAACTCATCATAAACTCGACCTCAGCAGAGACCCGCGTGGCGCTATTAGATAATGGCGTGATCAGCGATTTACTCATTGAGCGTGAGCGTGACAAAGGTCTCGTGGGTAGTATTTATAAAGGCCGTATTTTACGGGTATTACCCGGCATGCAAGCTTGCTTTGTTGATATCGGTCTTGATCGCGCAGCGTTTTTATATGTTGGCGATATTCGCGATGATTCAGTTTCTACGGAAGATATTATTATCGACGATGAAAATGAAGAAATCACCCGCCCACCAGCACCAAAAGCTCAAATTCAAGATCTTGTAAAAGAGGGCCAAGAAATTTTGGTTCAGGTGGCAAAAGACTCTATCGGAACAAAAGGTGCCCGCATCACGATGCATATCAGTCTTCCCGGTAGAAACCTTGTCTATATGCCTACTGTTTCACATATCGGAATTTCTCGGCGCATTGAAAAAGAAGAAGAAAGAAAAAGACTTAAAGAAATTGTTAAAACCGCGCGACCACCTGAGGGGGGGTTCATTGTGCGTACGGCGTGCGAGGGAGCAAGCCAAAAAAATATTAAAAGTGACATGGATTTTTTGACCAAACTTTGGAAAGAAGTTCAGCGTAATTATGAAAAACAATCTGGCAGTGGAATAGTCCACGCCGATCTAGATGTTGAACTCAGAGCTGTGCGTGATCTTTTCACTGAAGACGTAAAACGATTGGTAATCGACGACGCAAAAGCCCATAAAAAAGTTTTAAAATTCGTAAATCAATTTATGCCGAAGCTTAAAGCACATGTTGAAATCTACACTGGTGAAGACCCGATCTTTGATCATTTTGGAATTGAACTTGAAATTTCTAGAGCCCTTGGCCGAAAAGTTTGGCTCAAGAGCGGTGGTTATATCATTATAGATGAGGCAGAAGCCCTCGTGGCGATTGATGTGAACACAGGTCGCTATGTGGGAAAAAGAAATCTCGAAGATACGATTATTAAAACAAATCTTGAGGCCGTAAAAGAGATCACTTATCAAATGCGCCTTAGAAATTGCGGCGGTATTATAATTTTAGATTTTATTGATATGGAGAAAGAAGCTAATCGCGAAAAAGTTCTCGTTGCACTCAAAGATGAACTGCTAAAAGACAGAGCAAAAACAAATGTTCTAAACATGAGCGCATTAGGTCTTGTAGAAATGACCCGCAAGCGCACGCGTGAAAGCATAGTGAAGACACTTTGCGAACCCTGCTCCTACTGCGACGGAAAAGGCTTTATTAAGAGTAAAACGACGATTTGTTATGAAATTTTTCGCGAACTTCAGCGAGAGGGTCGCGATAAAGAGGCTCAAGTCACACAAATTCACGTACATCCTGATTTGGCGGACTGGCTATATGATGAAGAGCGCGAAATGCTTGAACAGACAGAAGAATCATTGGGTCGTCGTATTGTTATTAAAACTGAAGAAGCCTTTCATTTAGAGCAGTTCGAGGTATTTTCCAAACATTAA
- the nadD gene encoding nicotinate (nicotinamide) nucleotide adenylyltransferase, whose protein sequence is MAKLKTKVKAKALTLAKKVKSKKAVKKTVKRAVKSAVKTVRAAKAVKAAKAVKQSSKQSVARKVQPTSDERIGILGGVFNPIHVGHLNAALSVKQRLGLDKVLIIPNFTPPHRTSSAQNPDDRVAMIKLAIKNYSNDLVCDDREIRRGGVSYTVDTLKELSQMYKSENLYFIMGADNFLDFPHWKDFSKLLTLSNFVVTTRPGSTVTLGAVDLPSGLENYVKASDTNIVILSSGRTINLVEIEDVDTSSTEIRKLLRNSHNAQKFLVPSVLEYINDKGLYKRKSPLVDDYRKFSLYCAMQALEKKGLALKIYDMVPKNAYADYSIICSATSTKHASSLADNIMSSVKEEFGLAPISIEGLREGHWVLIDYGAVVIHIFEDAVRGQYNIEGLWQDCEQIQGELKTNAPREKGVSLPV, encoded by the coding sequence TTGGCAAAGCTAAAAACAAAGGTGAAGGCCAAGGCGTTAACCTTAGCTAAAAAAGTAAAAAGCAAAAAAGCTGTTAAGAAAACAGTTAAGCGTGCAGTTAAATCAGCTGTTAAAACTGTAAGAGCAGCTAAGGCAGTTAAAGCTGCAAAAGCTGTTAAGCAATCATCAAAGCAATCTGTAGCTCGTAAAGTTCAACCTACATCTGATGAGCGTATCGGTATTTTAGGCGGTGTTTTTAACCCCATACATGTTGGGCATCTCAATGCCGCATTAAGCGTGAAACAACGTTTGGGTTTAGATAAAGTTTTGATTATCCCCAATTTCACACCCCCACATCGCACATCGAGTGCGCAAAATCCCGATGATCGAGTGGCGATGATCAAACTAGCTATTAAAAATTACTCAAACGATCTTGTTTGTGATGATAGAGAAATTCGTCGTGGCGGTGTAAGTTATACTGTCGACACACTCAAAGAACTTTCTCAGATGTATAAATCAGAAAATCTCTATTTTATTATGGGTGCTGATAATTTTTTAGATTTTCCGCACTGGAAAGATTTTTCAAAATTATTAACTCTTAGTAATTTTGTAGTCACAACAAGACCTGGGTCTACAGTGACTTTGGGTGCTGTTGATTTACCATCCGGGCTTGAAAACTATGTTAAGGCGTCTGATACGAACATTGTTATTCTCTCAAGCGGACGCACCATTAATCTTGTAGAGATTGAAGATGTCGATACATCTTCTACTGAAATTAGAAAACTTTTGCGTAATAGCCACAATGCTCAGAAATTTTTAGTTCCATCAGTGCTTGAGTACATTAACGATAAAGGGCTTTATAAACGAAAATCCCCTTTAGTTGACGATTACCGTAAGTTCTCGCTTTATTGTGCAATGCAAGCTCTAGAAAAAAAGGGACTAGCTTTAAAAATTTACGACATGGTTCCTAAAAATGCCTATGCTGATTACTCAATTATTTGCAGTGCAACTAGTACAAAACATGCAAGTTCATTGGCAGATAACATTATGAGTTCAGTTAAAGAAGAATTCGGTCTTGCGCCAATCAGTATTGAGGGCTTGCGCGAAGGTCATTGGGTTTTGATTGATTACGGTGCGGTTGTTATTCATATTTTTGAAGACGCAGTTCGTGGTCAGTATAATATCGAGGGCCTCTGGCAAGATTGTGAACAAATCCAAGGCGAACTAAAAACAA